The Acidimicrobiia bacterium genome includes a window with the following:
- a CDS encoding GTP-binding protein has translation MAKAKFERTKPHLNIGTIGHIDHGKTTLTAAITKVLHDADPSTAFTP, from the coding sequence ATGGCGAAGGCGAAGTTCGAGCGGACCAAGCCGCATCTGAACATCGGGACGATCGGTCATATCGATCACGGGAAAACGACGTTGACGGCGGCGATCACGAAGGTGTTGCACGACGCGGATCCGTCGACGGCGTTCACGCCG
- a CDS encoding GNAT family N-acetyltransferase — protein sequence MDLRLRLVDRRDAEAILAIYNPEVLESTVTFDLVPRSLADQLAWIEEHSGGHPAIVATAGDEVVGFGSLTPYRPRAAYATTVEDSVYVRRDRRGNGVGAAVLEELVRLGTAHGFHSAIARIVGNHEASIALHSRCGFQTIGVEREIGRKFGRWLDVVLMQILL from the coding sequence GTGGACCTGCGCCTGCGTCTCGTCGATCGACGCGACGCCGAGGCGATCCTGGCGATCTACAACCCCGAGGTGCTCGAGTCGACCGTGACGTTCGACCTCGTGCCCCGGAGCCTCGCCGACCAGCTCGCGTGGATCGAGGAGCACTCGGGCGGGCACCCCGCGATCGTCGCGACCGCCGGCGACGAGGTCGTCGGCTTCGGCTCGCTCACGCCGTACCGGCCGCGCGCCGCGTACGCGACGACGGTCGAGGACTCGGTGTACGTGCGCCGCGATCGGCGCGGCAACGGAGTCGGTGCCGCGGTGCTCGAAGAGCTCGTGCGGCTCGGCACCGCGCACGGGTTCCACTCCGCGATCGCGCGCATCGTCGGCAACCACGAGGCGTCGATCGCGCTCCACTCGCGCTGCGGCTTCCAGACCATCGGCGTCGAACGCGAGATCGGGCGCAAGTTCGGCAGGTGGCTCGATGTCGTCTTGATGCAGATCCTGCTCTGA
- a CDS encoding YajQ family cyclic di-GMP-binding protein, translating to MPSFDVVSEIDQQEVRNAVDQTARELATRFDFKGTDSTVELKEHTIELASASDDRLKALTQVLEEKLVKRKVSLKALTYGNVEEAAKGSVRQTATINVGISSDKAREIGKYIKGLGLKGVQHQVQGEQLRVTGKKRDDLQSAITSLREHDFEVPLQFTNFRD from the coding sequence ATGCCGTCATTCGACGTCGTCTCCGAAATCGACCAGCAAGAGGTGCGCAACGCGGTCGATCAGACCGCGCGCGAGCTCGCGACGCGCTTCGACTTCAAGGGCACCGACAGCACGGTCGAGCTCAAGGAGCACACGATCGAGCTCGCGTCCGCGAGCGACGATCGGCTCAAGGCGCTCACGCAGGTGCTCGAGGAGAAGCTCGTCAAGCGCAAGGTCTCGCTCAAGGCGCTGACCTACGGCAACGTCGAGGAAGCCGCGAAGGGCAGCGTGCGCCAGACCGCCACGATCAACGTCGGCATCTCCTCGGACAAGGCGCGCGAGATCGGCAAGTACATCAAGGGTCTCGGCCTCAAGGGCGTGCAGCACCAGGTGCAGGGCGAGCAGCTGCGCGTCACCGGCAAGAAGCGCGACGACCTCCAGTCCGCGATCACGTCATTGCGCGAGCACGACTTCGAAGTCCCGCTGCAGTTCACGAACTTCCGCGACTGA
- a CDS encoding ABC transporter permease translates to MGGPIGWLAVNDLRRRRVATIAIVVLVGVVGSIVLAAVAGARRSNASLRRFNVVSGTTNLELNIGVDSEARIHEFERRARVTRAGVIRVFGITAVQRPNVSFATDEDGTWGTVVDRPRLVKGRLADPNAPDEVTIGEAFAKQTQLTIGSVIDTITLTPAQVERGNFTPVASNPHPRLRIVGIVRRPADLSDLAAGGGIVSLTEAFRRAYESKIVSFAFDLRVAVPGGPADLARVRAIAERSFGKDDGFRVLDPTPENTGAQHAIDVLTTALWIFAAVAAIAGMFAVGIVVVRDFSRVRQQQATWRALGLTRNERAAVSVPRALVVGVGGAAFAGVGAIALSPLFPLGVARRADPDVGVHADWLVLGLGAIALLALLFGLIVATAVRAARVDPRDTRRSRSVIDALAVAHLRPTVASGVRMAFDPGREDHAVPVRSAFVGAALGVLGVTAVLVFTTSLGRLSDTPRLYGWTWDAQVRDIASPTRCNTGTSGLDRTRGVGDIGALCYSSSEIDGRDTVLWSFTGIRGEIEPTIVAGREPRTTGEVALGRDTLDALHKRVGDTVRLEAGKAARTFRVVGRTVFPSLVAADAQHLADGAIVTPEGYATVHRDDTDDSGSTTRFLLLRLDRGVSVDTLQRRVLAIPAFAETARLVPFNLGEAIGGPTRPPEIDRLRTAARVAPVLALLMIVLALAAVAHALIATARRRRSEFAVLKALGFDRRQVRATLAWQATTLAVVGLVIGVPSGIVVGRFAWLAVAGRIGVGPSVAVPLVTVATLIPAAVLLVNLVASLPARAAARVRTSLALAAE, encoded by the coding sequence ATGGGTGGGCCCATCGGCTGGCTGGCCGTCAACGACTTGCGCCGGCGGCGCGTCGCGACGATTGCCATCGTCGTACTCGTCGGTGTCGTCGGGTCGATCGTGCTCGCGGCGGTCGCGGGTGCGCGCCGCAGCAACGCGTCCTTGCGCCGCTTCAACGTCGTGAGCGGCACGACCAATCTCGAGCTCAACATCGGCGTCGACAGCGAGGCGCGGATCCACGAGTTCGAACGACGTGCGCGCGTGACCCGGGCCGGTGTGATCCGCGTGTTCGGGATCACCGCGGTGCAACGACCGAACGTCTCGTTCGCGACCGACGAGGACGGAACCTGGGGCACCGTCGTCGACCGACCGCGCCTCGTCAAGGGTCGGTTGGCCGACCCGAACGCGCCCGACGAGGTGACGATCGGCGAGGCGTTCGCGAAGCAGACGCAGCTCACCATCGGCAGTGTCATCGACACGATCACGTTGACGCCCGCGCAGGTCGAGCGGGGCAACTTCACACCGGTCGCCTCGAACCCGCACCCCCGATTGCGCATCGTCGGCATCGTGCGGCGCCCCGCGGACCTCAGCGATCTCGCCGCCGGTGGCGGCATCGTCTCGCTGACCGAGGCCTTCCGGCGTGCGTACGAGAGCAAGATCGTCTCGTTCGCCTTCGACCTTCGCGTCGCGGTGCCTGGTGGGCCGGCCGATCTCGCGCGGGTACGCGCGATCGCGGAACGTTCCTTCGGGAAGGACGACGGGTTCCGTGTCCTCGACCCGACGCCGGAGAACACGGGCGCGCAGCACGCCATCGACGTGCTCACGACCGCGCTGTGGATCTTCGCCGCGGTCGCCGCGATCGCGGGCATGTTCGCGGTCGGCATCGTCGTCGTCCGCGACTTCTCACGCGTCCGGCAGCAGCAGGCGACGTGGCGCGCGCTCGGTCTCACCCGCAACGAGCGCGCCGCCGTGAGCGTCCCGCGCGCGCTCGTGGTCGGCGTCGGCGGCGCCGCGTTCGCGGGCGTCGGTGCGATCGCGTTGTCGCCGCTCTTCCCCCTCGGCGTGGCGCGGCGCGCGGATCCCGACGTCGGCGTGCACGCCGACTGGCTCGTGCTCGGCCTCGGTGCGATCGCCCTGCTCGCGCTGCTGTTCGGGCTGATCGTGGCGACGGCCGTCCGGGCGGCGCGCGTCGATCCGCGCGACACCCGTCGCTCGCGTTCGGTGATCGACGCCCTCGCGGTCGCGCACCTGCGGCCGACGGTTGCGAGCGGCGTGCGCATGGCGTTCGACCCGGGGCGCGAGGATCATGCGGTTCCGGTCCGTTCGGCGTTTGTCGGGGCCGCCCTCGGTGTGCTCGGCGTGACCGCGGTGCTCGTGTTCACGACGTCGCTCGGGCGCCTCTCCGACACGCCCCGGCTCTACGGGTGGACGTGGGATGCGCAGGTTCGCGACATCGCGTCGCCGACGCGATGCAACACCGGTACCAGCGGTCTCGACCGGACGCGCGGCGTCGGCGACATCGGCGCGCTGTGCTACTCGTCGAGCGAGATCGATGGTCGCGACACGGTGCTCTGGTCGTTCACGGGGATCCGAGGCGAGATCGAACCGACGATCGTCGCGGGACGTGAGCCGCGGACGACCGGCGAGGTGGCGCTGGGTCGCGACACGCTCGACGCGCTGCACAAGCGCGTCGGCGACACGGTCCGCCTCGAAGCCGGCAAGGCCGCGCGGACGTTTCGCGTGGTCGGTCGCACCGTGTTCCCGTCGCTCGTCGCCGCCGACGCGCAGCACCTCGCCGACGGCGCGATCGTGACGCCGGAGGGCTACGCGACCGTGCACCGCGACGACACCGACGACAGCGGCTCGACGACGCGGTTCCTGCTGCTGCGTCTCGATCGCGGAGTCAGCGTCGACACCTTGCAACGGCGCGTCCTTGCGATTCCGGCCTTCGCCGAAACCGCGCGGCTCGTCCCGTTCAACCTCGGCGAGGCGATCGGCGGACCGACCCGACCGCCCGAGATCGACCGCTTGCGCACGGCCGCGCGCGTCGCACCGGTGCTCGCGCTGCTGATGATCGTCCTGGCGCTCGCGGCCGTCGCGCACGCGCTGATCGCGACCGCCCGTCGTCGCCGCTCCGAGTTCGCGGTGCTGAAGGCGCTCGGCTTCGATCGCCGACAGGTGCGGGCGACTCTCGCTTGGCAGGCGACGACGCTCGCGGTCGTCGGGCTCGTGATCGGTGTGCCCTCCGGGATCGTCGTCGGCCGGTTCGCGTGGCTCGCGGTCGCGGGGCGGATCGGCGTCGGGCCGAGCGTCGCCGTGCCGCTCGTTACGGTCGCCACGCTGATTCCGGCCGCGGTGTTGCTCGTCAACCTGGTCGCGTCGTTGCCGGCCCGCGCGGCGGCGCGTGTCCGCACGAGCCTCGCACTCGCGGCCGAGTAG
- a CDS encoding DUF4389 domain-containing protein, whose translation MQAPSSAYPATFAIDAPEQVANWRAIGHVFMAIPHLIVLYVLQFVSEVVGFVSWLLILFTGKLPEGLAGVQAMYIRYTVRTYTYVLFMREEYPPFSFETSAADPGDDPRVRVDFLPQLTDRNRLTVFFRIILVIPHLIVLAILAIGGWIAAVIAFFAVLFTGRWPEGLRDFIVKLMRWSVRVQSYFLLLNDVYPPFELD comes from the coding sequence ATGCAGGCACCGAGCAGCGCGTACCCGGCCACGTTCGCGATCGACGCGCCGGAGCAGGTCGCGAACTGGCGGGCGATCGGCCATGTGTTCATGGCGATCCCGCACCTCATCGTGCTGTACGTGTTGCAGTTCGTGTCCGAGGTCGTCGGCTTCGTGTCGTGGCTGTTGATCTTGTTCACCGGCAAGCTGCCGGAAGGGCTCGCCGGTGTGCAGGCGATGTACATCCGCTACACGGTCCGTACCTACACGTACGTGCTGTTCATGCGCGAGGAGTACCCGCCGTTCTCGTTCGAGACCAGCGCCGCGGATCCCGGCGACGACCCGCGCGTGCGCGTCGACTTCCTGCCGCAGCTCACCGACCGCAACCGGCTGACGGTGTTCTTCCGGATCATCCTCGTGATCCCGCACCTCATCGTGCTCGCGATCCTCGCGATCGGCGGGTGGATCGCGGCGGTCATCGCGTTCTTCGCGGTGCTGTTCACCGGCCGCTGGCCCGAGGGTCTGCGCGATTTCATCGTCAAGCTGATGCGCTGGAGTGTCCGCGTCCAGTCGTACTTCCTGCTCCTGAACGACGTGTATCCACCGTTCGAGCTGGACTGA
- a CDS encoding zinc metalloprotease HtpX encodes MLKNTTKTVVLLTVLGALFLGVGSFFGQGGLIIGLVLGLVFVGGSYWFSDKVAVKAARAKPVTEQEAPQLYAIVRDLTQRAAMPMPSIYIAPASQPNAFATGRNEHHAAVAVTQGLLQVVDQDELRGVLAHEISHVRNHDILIGSVAATVALAITFLARMVMWGAIFGGGGRSRDENIFGVLAMAILAPIAAGLLQMALSRSREYEADRSGAELIGTGEPLANALLKIESYARQVPMDVDPAHATAYIINPFTGRKVKFANFYSSHPPTADRVARLRAQ; translated from the coding sequence ATGCTCAAGAACACGACCAAGACCGTCGTACTGCTCACCGTTCTCGGCGCACTGTTCCTCGGTGTCGGTTCGTTCTTCGGCCAGGGTGGGCTGATCATCGGCCTGGTCCTCGGCCTCGTCTTCGTCGGTGGCTCCTACTGGTTCAGCGACAAGGTGGCCGTGAAGGCCGCTCGCGCCAAGCCGGTCACGGAGCAGGAAGCACCGCAGCTCTACGCCATCGTCCGTGATCTCACCCAGCGGGCCGCCATGCCGATGCCGTCGATCTACATCGCGCCGGCTTCGCAGCCCAACGCCTTCGCGACCGGCCGCAACGAGCACCACGCGGCGGTCGCGGTCACGCAGGGTCTGCTCCAGGTCGTCGATCAGGACGAGCTGCGCGGCGTGCTCGCACACGAGATCTCGCACGTGCGCAACCACGACATCCTCATCGGCTCGGTCGCCGCGACCGTCGCGCTCGCGATCACGTTCCTCGCCCGCATGGTGATGTGGGGCGCGATCTTCGGCGGCGGTGGCCGCAGCCGCGACGAGAACATCTTCGGTGTGCTCGCGATGGCGATCCTCGCTCCGATCGCGGCCGGCCTTCTGCAGATGGCGCTCTCGCGTTCGCGTGAGTACGAAGCCGACCGCAGCGGCGCCGAGCTCATCGGCACGGGCGAGCCGCTCGCGAACGCGCTGCTGAAGATCGAGAGCTACGCGCGGCAGGTGCCGATGGACGTCGACCCCGCGCACGCGACGGCGTACATCATCAACCCGTTCACGGGCCGCAAGGTCAAGTTCGCGAACTTCTACTCGAGCCACCCGCCGACGGCCGACCGGGTCGCCCGCCTGCGCGCCCAGTAG
- the acs gene encoding acetate--CoA ligase, giving the protein MTEALEALLQEGRTFPPSEEFRKQALVSGTDLYADADRDWQGFWARQALALDWDQEWTSILDWDLPFAKWFVGGRLNVSYNCLDRHVAAGHGDQVAFYWEGEPGDTRVLTYADMLAETCRLANALKSLGVKQGDRVAVYLGMVPELAISLLACARIGAAHSVVFGGFSAQSLKDRINDAEATVLITGDGAWRRGSIVPLKEIADEALTETPSIERVLVLKRTGHDVAFDAKRDVWYHDIVPQQSSECAPESMDAEDLLFLLYTSGTTGKPKGIMHTTGGYLTQVAFTHKYVFDLKPDTDVYWCTADIGWVTGHSYIVYGPLANRATSVMYEGTPDYPDRERFWSIVEKYEVTIFYTAPTAIRTFMKWGDAEPAKHDMSSLRVIGTVGEPINPEAWVWYWQTIGGGRCPVVDTWWQTETGAIMISALPGATTLKPGSATFPLPGIAANIVDDAGKEVGIPGGGYLVLERPWPSMLRGVWGDPERYRTTYWSTYEGKYFAGDGAKRDDEGYFWLLGRVDDIMLVAGHNISTTEVESALVDHPAVAEAAVVGRADPTSGQAIAAFVILRGHMEPSDALAEELRDHVAKLIGPIAKPKSLLFTEELPKTRSGKIMRRLLRNVAEDQALGDTTTLADPGIVDSIKARYLAAGPDEG; this is encoded by the coding sequence GGAGTTCCGCAAGCAGGCGCTCGTCAGCGGCACCGACCTCTACGCCGACGCCGACCGCGACTGGCAGGGCTTCTGGGCCCGCCAGGCGCTCGCGCTCGACTGGGATCAGGAGTGGACGTCGATCCTCGACTGGGACCTGCCGTTCGCGAAATGGTTCGTCGGCGGTCGCCTCAACGTGTCGTACAACTGCCTCGACCGCCACGTCGCCGCGGGCCACGGCGACCAGGTCGCGTTCTACTGGGAGGGGGAGCCCGGCGACACGCGCGTGCTCACGTACGCCGACATGCTCGCGGAGACCTGCCGGCTCGCGAACGCGCTGAAGTCGCTCGGCGTGAAGCAGGGCGACCGCGTTGCGGTGTACCTCGGGATGGTGCCCGAGCTCGCGATCTCGTTGCTCGCCTGCGCGCGAATCGGCGCCGCGCACTCCGTCGTGTTCGGCGGCTTCTCCGCGCAGTCGCTCAAGGACCGCATCAACGACGCGGAAGCGACCGTGCTCATCACGGGCGACGGCGCGTGGCGGCGCGGATCGATCGTGCCGCTCAAGGAGATCGCCGACGAAGCGCTCACGGAGACGCCGAGCATCGAGCGCGTGCTCGTGCTGAAGCGCACCGGGCACGACGTCGCGTTCGATGCGAAGCGCGACGTCTGGTACCACGACATCGTCCCGCAGCAGTCGAGCGAGTGCGCGCCCGAGTCGATGGACGCCGAAGACCTGCTGTTCCTGCTCTACACGAGCGGCACGACCGGCAAGCCCAAGGGCATCATGCACACGACCGGCGGCTACCTCACGCAGGTCGCGTTCACACACAAGTACGTGTTCGATCTGAAGCCGGACACCGACGTCTACTGGTGCACCGCCGACATCGGCTGGGTCACCGGGCACTCGTACATCGTCTACGGGCCGCTCGCGAACCGCGCGACGAGCGTGATGTACGAGGGAACGCCCGACTACCCGGACCGCGAGCGCTTCTGGTCGATCGTCGAGAAGTACGAGGTCACGATCTTCTACACCGCGCCGACCGCGATCCGGACATTCATGAAGTGGGGCGACGCCGAGCCCGCGAAGCACGACATGTCGTCGCTGCGCGTGATCGGTACCGTCGGCGAGCCGATCAACCCCGAGGCCTGGGTCTGGTACTGGCAGACGATCGGCGGCGGTCGCTGTCCCGTCGTCGACACGTGGTGGCAGACGGAGACCGGCGCGATCATGATCAGCGCGCTGCCCGGCGCGACGACGTTGAAGCCCGGCAGCGCGACTTTCCCGCTGCCCGGCATCGCCGCGAACATCGTCGACGACGCGGGCAAGGAGGTCGGCATCCCGGGCGGCGGTTACCTCGTGCTCGAGCGACCGTGGCCGTCGATGTTGCGCGGCGTGTGGGGCGATCCCGAGCGCTACCGCACCACCTACTGGAGCACCTACGAAGGCAAGTACTTCGCGGGCGACGGTGCGAAGCGCGACGACGAAGGCTATTTCTGGCTGCTCGGTCGCGTCGACGACATCATGCTCGTCGCCGGTCACAACATCTCTACGACCGAGGTCGAGTCCGCGCTCGTCGACCACCCCGCGGTCGCGGAGGCCGCGGTCGTCGGGCGCGCCGACCCGACGAGCGGTCAGGCGATCGCCGCGTTCGTCATCCTGCGCGGGCACATGGAGCCGAGCGACGCGCTCGCCGAAGAGCTGCGCGACCACGTCGCCAAGCTCATCGGTCCGATCGCGAAGCCGAAGTCGTTGCTCTTCACCGAGGAGCTGCCGAAGACGCGCTCGGGCAAGATCATGCGCCGGCTGCTCCGCAACGTCGCGGAGGATCAGGCGCTCGGTGACACGACGACGCTCGCCGATCCCGGCATCGTCGACAGCATCAAGGCGCGCTACCTCGCCGCCGGCCCCGACGAAGGGTGA